Proteins from a genomic interval of Treponema primitia ZAS-1:
- a CDS encoding MetQ/NlpA family ABC transporter substrate-binding protein codes for MKNTRSVKIFVGLLIAGALVFGLNQPVHAGGKKEAAGSGSTLTVGATPVPHAELLNLVKEDLAAKGITLKVVEFTDYVTPNTALIAGDLDANFFQHIPYLASNAEWNAALISAFGVHIEPFGIYSNSIKDIADLKEGATIAIPNDPSNGGRALLLLQSKGIITLKADAGITATIQDITANPKNLKFRELEAAQLPRSLADVDAAAINGNYALEAGLNPAKDALIIEGADSPYVNIVVVKKGNENDSRIQALSQALRSAKIKDYITKTWTDGSVVAIF; via the coding sequence ATGAAAAACACACGAAGTGTGAAGATTTTTGTTGGCCTGCTCATTGCGGGCGCCCTGGTTTTCGGTCTGAACCAACCGGTACACGCCGGCGGTAAAAAAGAGGCAGCCGGCTCGGGGAGTACCCTTACGGTGGGGGCCACCCCGGTTCCCCATGCGGAACTGCTCAACCTGGTCAAGGAGGATCTGGCGGCAAAGGGTATTACCCTCAAGGTGGTGGAATTCACCGACTATGTGACCCCCAACACGGCCCTCATTGCGGGGGATCTGGACGCCAACTTCTTCCAGCACATTCCCTACCTGGCAAGCAACGCCGAGTGGAACGCCGCCCTGATTTCCGCCTTTGGGGTTCATATTGAACCCTTCGGGATCTATTCCAATTCCATCAAGGATATTGCGGATCTTAAAGAAGGCGCCACCATTGCCATTCCCAACGATCCCTCCAACGGCGGCCGGGCTCTGTTGCTGCTTCAATCCAAGGGCATCATCACCCTCAAGGCTGATGCGGGCATAACCGCCACCATCCAGGATATTACTGCCAATCCCAAGAACCTGAAGTTCCGGGAACTTGAGGCTGCCCAGCTTCCCCGGTCCCTGGCGGACGTGGATGCCGCGGCCATCAACGGTAACTACGCCCTGGAAGCGGGTCTCAACCCCGCCAAGGATGCCCTGATCATTGAGGGAGCGGACTCCCCCTATGTAAACATCGTGGTGGTGAAAAAGGGTAACGAAAATGACAGCCGGATACAGGCCCTATCACAGGCCCTACGGTCCGCGAAGATCAAGGACTACATCACCAAGACCTGGACCGACGGAAGCGTGGTAGCGATTTTCTAG